The nucleotide sequence TCATTCACACCCGCAGGCCGCTAATTCGGCCTGCTTTATTTTCCATTCATTTTCCCAAAAAAATGCCGGGATAAAAATAACCTGACAGATTAGCCGTTATTGTTTCGTAATCGTTCCATTTATTACTGCATCATGCTGACAGATAAAAACCAGCCAGAAAAAATGACGCTCCCACGCCCTTTTTGTTTTTTATTCCTAAATAAAAAATAATTAAGATATTTTTTACAAATAAGAAACAAAAAACACAATGTTAAATTTAAAACACCATTTCATTATAAATTAATATTTAAAAACAAATAAATAGATCGAATTCATTTACGGACCTTAAGTGTCTCCATCACCGAAACTCCAGCATAGATAATAAAATATTATTAATAGGTGATCAGGTGCGTAACACGCTGCCATTGGCAGAGTTATAAATAAAAAAATACCCCATCGATGTATATTGAAATTATTTTTAATAATAAAAATAGGATTTTAATAAGGAAAAGACAGCGAAACTTACGTCCAGCACGATGGCGCGCTGGATATCAAACGCGGTTCCGACTACGTTACCCTCTCCAACAGCCTGTTCGATCAGCACGACAAGACCATGCTGATTGGCCACAGCGACACCAACTCCGCTCAGGATAAGGACAAGCTGCACGTCACGCGGTTCAACAACGTGTTCAACCGCGTAACCGAGCGCGCGCCGCGCGTACGCTACGGCAGCGTCCACAGTTTCAACAACGTCTTCAAGGGTGATGTAAAAGATCCGGTGTACCGTTACCAGTACAGCTTCGGTATCGGCACCAGCGGCAACGTGTTGTCTGAAGGCAACAGCGTCACCATCGCCAATCTGAGCGCCAGCAAAGCGTGCAAGGTGGTGAAGAAATTCAACGAACCCGCCGCCTTCTTCGTGCCAACTGCACGCTAACGCCACCTGTTGAAATCAGCAGAATAAATTAACAATAAAAACCTCATTAATTGAAATCTAAAAACATAATTTATTGATTTTAATTAAAAATAATAACAATCTCGCGTAACACATAGTTACAAATACAGTCAATAGATTATTTTTTATTAATAAACACCATTATTACCATCGTGATAAAGCTCACAAAATGAACACCAAAAAAGCATAAACATTCGCCAAAACAAAAGATGAAATGGTATTTCGTTTTTAGACACACCGGTAACAAGCAAATCCCGTTGGATCGCTCACTGAGCACACAAGGAAAAGGAAAATTGCCATGAACAACTCACGTATGTCTTCCGTTTCAACACAGAAAACAACAGGACGTTCTACCCTGGGAACCCAAAGCGCGCTGGCGGCGATTATCGCCACCACCATGATGGTTTCTGCCGCTTCCGCCGCCAGTCTGCAAACCACCAAGGCGACAGAAGCAGCCTCAACCGGCTGGGCGACACAGACCACCGGCACCACCGGCGGCGCCAAAGCAACCTCAGCTAAAATCTACGCGGTGAAAAGCATCAGCGAATTCAAAACGGCGCTGAACGGAACCGATTCGTCGCCCAAGATCATCCAGATCACCGGAACAATTGATATCAGCGGCGGCAAAGCCTACACCAGCTTTGACGATCAGAAAGCCCGCAGCCAAATCAGCATTCCGTCCAACACCACCATCATCGGTATTGGCAGCAACGGCAAATTTACCAACGGTTCGCTGGTGGTGAAGGGCGTGAGCAACGTTATCCTGCGTAACCTGTATATCGAAACGCCGGTGGACGTGGCGCCACATTACGAAGACGGGGATGGCTGGAACGCCGAGTGGGACGCGGTAGTGATTGACAGCACAGACCACGTCTGGGTTGACCATGTCACCATCAGCGACGGCAGCTTCACCGACGATAAATACACCACCAAAGATGGCGAAAAATATGTGCAGCATGACGGCGCATTGGATATCAAGCGCGGCTCTGACTATGTCACCATTTCCAATAGCCGCTTCGAGCTGCACGACAAAACCATCCTGATCGGCCACAGCGACAACAATGGTTCGCAAGACGCCGGCAAACTGCGCGTCACCTTCCACAACAACCTGTTTGACCGGGTCGGCGAACGCACCCCACGCGTCCGCTTTGGTAGCGTCCACGCTTACAACAACGTTTACGTTGGCGACGTCAACCACAAAGCCTACCGCTATCAGTACAGCTTCGGTATCGGCACCAGCGGCAGCCTGCTGTCTGAATCCAACGCGTTTACCATTGATAACCTTAAGAAGATCAGCGGCCGCGACAAGGAATGCAGCGTGGTCAAAGCGTTTAACGGCAAGATCTTCTCCGATAAAGGCTCGATCATCAACGGCGCGTCGTACAATCTGAATGGTTGCGACTTTGGCTTCAGCGCATATAGCGCCAAGATCCCGTACAAATACTCAGCCCAGACGATTACCACCAGTCTGGCTAGCAGCATCAGCAACAATGCGGGCTACGGCAAACTGTAATTTCCTGCCCAGCGTAAAGGCCACTGGCAAGAGTGGCCTTTCATTTTTTCCACATTCCATCTCTCGGCATCACCCCGGTTTTCTCCGCAGTATCTCCCGATACCGTTCTGGCTAATCCGGCCTCGCCACAGGCGCGCTATGCAAAGGGGCAACCGGTTTCCCCCATAAAAATAGGGATGAAAATACATTGGTAATAATTTCATATTAATAAAATTATATTTAATAAAAATCGAATCAATTGTTAATTACTTTAGTCATTTCAAATGAAAATAGTGAACTATATCACTGAATTTAAAAGAAAACTTAATTCAACATTCATTATTGAAAGTTACCGGTCACGATCACACTTTAGATAAAATTAATAACCATCATAAAAAAAACGCGATTTTTATCACAAAACGATCAATCGAAAACGCTTAAAAATTGACCCTGCCAAAGGACAAAATGGCATTTCATTTTTTTCACAAACGGTTTTCAATTTTAAACGATACAATTGGATTAGCGCCTATAGCGCAAGGAAACGCTCTATGAACAACACTCGTGTGTCTTCTGCAGGAACCAAAAACTTACTGGCAGCCATCATTGCCACCGCCATGATGACTTCCGCAGCCCACGCAGCCAGCCTGCAAACCACCAAGGCGACAGAAGCAGCCTCAACCGGTTGGGCAACGCAGAGCAACGGCACTACCGGCGGCGCCAAAGCAGCCTCAGCCAAAATTTATGTAGCAAAAAGCATCAGCGAATTCAAAACGGCGCTGAACGGAACCGATTCGTCGCCCAAGATCATCCAGATCACCGGAGCGATTGATATCAGTGGCGGCAAAGCCTACACCAGCTTTGACGATCAGAAAGCCCGCAGCCAGATCAGCATTCCGTCCAACACCACCATCATCGGTATTGGCAGCAACGGCAAATTCACCAACGGCTCTTTGGTTATCAAAGGCGTGAGCAACGTTATCCTGCGTAACCTGTACCTCGAAACACCGGTGGATGTGGCGCCGCATTACGAAACAGGGGATGGCTGGAACGCCGAGTGGGATGCGGCAGTGATCGATAACTCAGACCACGTCTGGGTTGACCATGTCACCATCAGTGACGGCAGCTTCACCGATGACAAATACACCACCAAAGATGGTGAGAAATATGTGCAGCACGACGGCGCGCTGGATATCAAGAAAGGGTCCGACTTCGTCACCATTTCCTACAGCCGCTTCGAACTGCACGACAAAACCATCCTGATCGGCCACAGCGACAGCAATGGCTCGCAGGACTCCGGCAAACTGCGCGTCACCTTCCACAACAACGTGTTTGACCGCGTGACCGAACGTACCCCGCGCGTCCGCTTTGGTAGCATCCACGCTTACAACAACGTGTATCTGGGCGACGTGAAGAACAGCGTCTACCCGTATCTGTATAGCTTTGGTCTCGGCACCAGCGGCAGCATTCTGTCTGAAGCCAACTCCTTCACGCTTGCCAACCTGAAGAGCATCAACGGCCAAAAACCAGAGTGCAGCATCGTGAAAGCCTTCAACAGCAAGGTGTTCTCCGATAAAGGCTCGCTGGTCAACGGCTCGTCAACCACAAATCTGGATGCCTGTGGCCTGACGGCTTACAAACCGACTCTGCCGTACAAATATTCGGCTCAGACCATGACAAGCAGCCTGTCTAACAGCATCAATAGCAACGCAGGCTTCGGCAAACTGTAATTTCTCTGCCAACAACAGCGGCCACTTGGAAAAGTGGCCGTTTTTTGCATCAATCGCAGGGAAAAGAGGTCATCACCATGCTAACAACCACCTGGAAACGTACACTTTTTCTCGGTTCCTTGCTTTGTTTGCCCCTGTCTTTTGCGCAGGCTGAAAGCACCGCACCGGAAGTACCGGTTGCCCCTTCGCAGCCGACACTCAATGTCGCTACGCTGGCACCTAATACCCTGATCAGCGGCCGGGTGGCCTACCGTGACATCCGGTTTCCCGCCACATTACTCATCAAAGACCAGCGCGGCGTACAGCGCAACGTAAAAACCGATATCCAGGGGCGATTTTATGCCGATGTGTCCTCGCTGGTTGCGCCTCTGCGCCTGTCCGCTATTGAGGCTGGCGGGCAACATTGTCTTGCAAGCAACCAGCTTCGCGCCGTCTGCCTGAGCGCGCTGGTTCCACAATTACGCGACGGTCATGAAAACCACATTAATATCAATCCGCTGACTGATCGCATTCTGTCTGACGTTGCCGCGTCAGCGGGCTATATTGGTCCGCAACAGTTGATCGATGCCGCAGTCCTGCCGGCATTGTCGGCCACCGCCTGGGAAACCGCCTACCGCGAATTCCATGCCGGCTTCGATGATGCACTGAAGCAAGCCGGTATTGCCGTCCCCACCCAGTTCGACCCGTTAACCTATCCGGATACGCTGACGCCGGCCTTTACCCAGGTTTTGCAGGTCATCAATCATGCCCGCAATTACCACAATGACAGCGGCCAGGCCGGTCATACCGTGCTGACTGACATCGTGTTTCGTCCGATTATCGGACTGAATGCCTCGGGCAGTTACGAGCCACTGGATCTGACCAGCGCCAACCAGCATCGCAAGGCGCTTGAGCAGGCGCGCACCCGCATTTTCATCGTCAGCGACTCAACCGCGGCAACCTATGAGAAAGCCCGCTTTCCCCGTATGGGATGGGGACAGGTCTTTGAACAGCAGTTCCGCCCCGGCAGCCATATCGCCGTCGTGAATGGCGCCCGCTCTGGACGCAGTTCGCGTGATTTCTACTACGAAGGCTGGTTCCGCCAGATGGAGCCGTTTATGCGGCCGGGCGATTATCTGTTCATCGGTATGGGGCACAATGATCAAAACTGCGATAGCCAGAAAGCGGTTCGCGGCGCGGCGGATGTCGCCAACCTCTGTACCTACCCCAATAGCGCCGACGGCAAGCCGCAATACCCGCAGGGCAAACCGGATATGTCTTTCCAGATCTCGCTGGAACGTTACATCCGTTATGCGCGGGCGCATCGGATGATACCGGTATTGCTGACCCCGACGGCGCGCGTCAAAAACGCCGAAGGAAAGAACGGGACGCCGGCGGTCCACAGCCACCTGACAAAACAGAACAAAGCCGGCGGTTATGCCTTTATCGGCGATTACACGCAGACCATCCGCGATACGGCCAGCAAGAACAAGGTGCCGCTACTGGATGTCGAAACCGCGACGCTGGCGCTGGCCAATCAGGGTGACGGCCAGCAATGGCAGCAATACTGGCTGGCGGTCGATCCGGAACGCTACCCCTATTACCGCGATCAGGCGGGCAGCCTGACTCAGCCTGACACCACCCACTTCCAGCAAAAAGGCGCACAGGCGGTCGCGGTGATAGTCGCCGACCAGATCAACGCCACGCCTTCGCTGCGGGAACTGGCAGGCAAGCTGCAACCGGCTGACCGGTAATGCTGTGAAATAGGTTTTTATAGGACGTTACTCGTGCATGAAGCACCTGGACTGAGTCACCTACCACTAAAGGAATATGTGTATGTTAAAAACAATCTCTGGAACCCTCGCGCTGTCGCTGATTATCGCTGCCAGCGTACATCAAGCACAGGCG is from Dickeya dianthicola NCPPB 453 and encodes:
- the pelE2 gene encoding pectate lyase PelE2, with translation MNNSRMSSVSTQKTTGRSTLGTQSALAAIIATTMMVSAASAASLQTTKATEAASTGWATQTTGTTGGAKATSAKIYAVKSISEFKTALNGTDSSPKIIQITGTIDISGGKAYTSFDDQKARSQISIPSNTTIIGIGSNGKFTNGSLVVKGVSNVILRNLYIETPVDVAPHYEDGDGWNAEWDAVVIDSTDHVWVDHVTISDGSFTDDKYTTKDGEKYVQHDGALDIKRGSDYVTISNSRFELHDKTILIGHSDNNGSQDAGKLRVTFHNNLFDRVGERTPRVRFGSVHAYNNVYVGDVNHKAYRYQYSFGIGTSGSLLSESNAFTIDNLKKISGRDKECSVVKAFNGKIFSDKGSIINGASYNLNGCDFGFSAYSAKIPYKYSAQTITTSLASSISNNAGYGKL
- a CDS encoding polysaccharide lyase, with product MNNTRVSSAGTKNLLAAIIATAMMTSAAHAASLQTTKATEAASTGWATQSNGTTGGAKAASAKIYVAKSISEFKTALNGTDSSPKIIQITGAIDISGGKAYTSFDDQKARSQISIPSNTTIIGIGSNGKFTNGSLVIKGVSNVILRNLYLETPVDVAPHYETGDGWNAEWDAAVIDNSDHVWVDHVTISDGSFTDDKYTTKDGEKYVQHDGALDIKKGSDFVTISYSRFELHDKTILIGHSDSNGSQDSGKLRVTFHNNVFDRVTERTPRVRFGSIHAYNNVYLGDVKNSVYPYLYSFGLGTSGSILSEANSFTLANLKSINGQKPECSIVKAFNSKVFSDKGSLVNGSSTTNLDACGLTAYKPTLPYKYSAQTMTSSLSNSINSNAGFGKL
- the paeY gene encoding pectin acetylesterase PaeY, producing MLTTTWKRTLFLGSLLCLPLSFAQAESTAPEVPVAPSQPTLNVATLAPNTLISGRVAYRDIRFPATLLIKDQRGVQRNVKTDIQGRFYADVSSLVAPLRLSAIEAGGQHCLASNQLRAVCLSALVPQLRDGHENHININPLTDRILSDVAASAGYIGPQQLIDAAVLPALSATAWETAYREFHAGFDDALKQAGIAVPTQFDPLTYPDTLTPAFTQVLQVINHARNYHNDSGQAGHTVLTDIVFRPIIGLNASGSYEPLDLTSANQHRKALEQARTRIFIVSDSTAATYEKARFPRMGWGQVFEQQFRPGSHIAVVNGARSGRSSRDFYYEGWFRQMEPFMRPGDYLFIGMGHNDQNCDSQKAVRGAADVANLCTYPNSADGKPQYPQGKPDMSFQISLERYIRYARAHRMIPVLLTPTARVKNAEGKNGTPAVHSHLTKQNKAGGYAFIGDYTQTIRDTASKNKVPLLDVETATLALANQGDGQQWQQYWLAVDPERYPYYRDQAGSLTQPDTTHFQQKGAQAVAVIVADQINATPSLRELAGKLQPADR